The Lolium rigidum isolate FL_2022 chromosome 2, APGP_CSIRO_Lrig_0.1, whole genome shotgun sequence genomic interval AAAGCAGATTGAGATAGATTAAGTACCATTATGCTCTTACATGAAGAAAAATGGAAATTTCACCTTCGGCTGGGTTTGCTGTCATGCAGCTGTGTTGCTGGACATATACCATGTGGCAGCCGCCACCCCTGTACGTGTCTTGACTGGATGACAGATAATGAACTTCTGATTTGCATCTATTGTTGATTATTATGTGTCAGGTAACTGGTTTACTGTTGATGAGAAGCCACCCATTGCACATGCCAAGGTAGAGATCTTGGAAGGGGCTGATATGAAACCGTCTGATCCAAATGGTATGTTTTTTAACCACCATAACTGGCTTAACATTCTTTCAGGAAGATGCTTCATATATTGGACTTGTTGAAATTCTTATTGAACCGATGTGCAGGTTTATCGGATCCATATGTTAAAGGCCATCTTGGTCCGTACCGTTTCCAGACAAAGATCCATAAGAAAACTCTCAACCCCAAATGGCAGGAGCAGTTTAAAATACCAATTACTTCATGGGAATCGCTCAATCTTCTTTCTCTTCAAGTTCGAGACAAGGACCATATCTTTGATGACGCGCTTGGGTTGGTCTCTCCATATACTATAGTATCTCTTATATCCATTCCAATAATGCTGTAGGATCACCTAACTCATACTCACaaaagattacaaaaacttgATTGCATGCTGGATGTACTCATCATTCTGATTCCTTTGTTACTTCTCATGTAGTAACTGTTCAGTTAGTATCAACAAATTGAGAGGGGGACAAAGACACGATATATGGATTGCACTAAAGCATATAAAGACAGGGAGGATACATATAGCTGTAACTGTACTTGAAGATGAAAATGGAAAGGTGAGAACAGATTTGAGATTTTGAGATGTTTGTTTGTTCTTGATGCCAGCCATTTCTTAGTAAGGAATATTGATCTGGGAGTTACTCTATTATTTGGGTGTGCATGGGATTAAAGTTCCCGGTTCTCGCAGAATCATGCATGAAATATACAAAATGTGTCGTTTCAGTTTGAGTCAACTCACTGCTAGTATCCTATGCTGATGCCTGCAGGTACCCAATGATGAAGATGAGCAGTGTGGAACACCAAAAGAGGGGAAAGCTAGCACACCGAGGTCTAGCATTTCTTCCAGGACCAACACTGAGAGTGCAACATCTGCGGAATACCAGAAGATGTCTGATGAATACGAACAAGTGGACATCGAAGGACTGGAGAAGGCAGGTGTGTGGGTACATCGGCCTGGCAGCGACGTGGCCTCTACCTGGGAGCCTCGGAAAGGACGAGTGCGGTGCCAGGACTCCCAAATACTACGGGAAAATGATGCCTGCAGTGATAGCCCTAGGTCATCAATGTCGGACTCTCAGACAAGCAACTCCAGCACTGAAGAACCAGCCAGTGGTAAATCACATCGTCACATTCGGAAGGTAAAAAAGGGTTTGGTCAAACTAGCTGGAGCTATGCGCCGCAAGAGTCCCAAGAACGGGAGCGACGATGAAACTTCTCTGTGCGAAACGCCTCGCCCAAACATACAGCCTTTTGGAGAAAGCAGGGTATCGGTAACATATGTGGTCGATGAAGGTGTGGGGAACAACAGGACGGAGCAGAGGCCTGATGACCAGCATTCCAGCCCCGAGAGAGGCGAGGTCAAAAGCCCAACCAAAAGGCAGCTGAGGAACAAGGCAGTGCATTTGGTGAAACATGCAGGGAAAACCGCTCAGAGCCTGAAAAGCATGTTGAGCAGGAAAGGTCTTGACAAGAGCAAAGAagacgaggaagatgaagaagatgatctCGATGTAATGAGAGTCGACTCTCCTGCACACGACAGAACTGAGTGACACATCGGAGTAAGTAGTTGATAGCAGGGACAAATTATgattgtcaattttttttttttggagagaaTCTGGCaatggttttttttttctgtgaTGATCTGGCAATGGTTGTGAATACCCAAACTGAACCCACATGGCCACATGACGAATTTCGGCGGTCGACCCATCTGGTCCTCCGTCCTTGGCCAGACGCAAAAAAGCCATTGCCATTGGGGCAGTTGGGTCGGCCTCATTACCGGAATCGGGTCAATGGGCTGGCATCAAGTGATCCGGTCAGAAGGGTCGATCCACCTCTCAGACTTGGACTTCCTCACTATATAGGTCAGCTAGAGCTAACTCTAATTAATTACCTAAAAAGCTAGCTCTAATTAATCATCGCTCAGAAAAGAAAGCTTTAATTGAGCATTTCCATTACATAGCTTCTGCCAGTAGTATTGGTGAACTGCAAAGAAAGGTGGGGTAGAAGGAGAACCTCCAAATAAATGGAAAATACAACACAGTCCTCAAAGTTAACAAAAAGGAAACCTATAAAGATATAGGATAACACTATTAGGTCCTTCTCCACTGGCAACAAAGACAAGCTCAAAACCGTGACCACCGGCGATGTTCCCGGGGATGGCCCAACTTGTGGATGGCCGTGACCGAGCTGATGAAGACCGTCATTGGCACTCCGGCTGGGAGGGAGCAATAGGAATGGGAGCAGCTCAAGGCCCGCACTAGAGCTTGGGACTGGTCGCCTGACGACCATCAGATACATCATCTGGACAGCTCCGCGCTGTCGAAGAAGAGATGCTCTTGGAGTCTTGGTACGCTCACAAAAATCTTGAGAGGACACAGGGATATGGCAGCGGAGAGGCCACCATGGGTTGAACAACAGTCTGTACAGACTACCCTgctgtaagagcatgtctaacaggccccgtatttttttcgccccgtataacacgagtaaagggccctgtatccggttttcgccggccaaaaactcgggcgagctagcagagcccgtatccccaccccgtaaaacagaatattttacggggtggggatacgggctctgctagctcgtccgagtttttggcccctcaaaacagggttttagatagaaatttgcacaacaatttcacatcaaacatagcacatccaaaatatgtgatgcataattcatagttttaacatcacaacacgatcaaaggcaatgttcaagccacggaattcccaaatgtgatcaaccatcaacggattcatcaccaccggcgccaccgctcgccggagactcaccttgatcacgagcttgacgcgcagccttcttcctcgcaatgatgtccgccttggtctccttccaccacgccagctgatcctcgtccatgccgtcggcTTACaagactcaacatcgaacaccttgtctacgtcgatggtggttggcggcggcgcgggcagcgcaacggccggaacggacggaggaggggtcgtggccttggaggccggcggaggcgcgaggccgatgcggctgattgccttggtccgcaccttggccggcgccaCGCCCCTCGGCCCGGCGGCCTTGGACTTCAACCGGCCCGTCTTcttggcggccggcggcgctcgcccggtgaatcggcggccgccgccggtggttcgaagaattgcttcgggatcctcttcctcttcgacgggatggtggaggcgatcatggcggacacgacgccggcggccggcggacctccgacggggacatcaaccaccgcgcccgaaggaggtgtaccgccggcggtaggcggctcttgcggacggtCCATGGCGGCCGGATCCGGCTGGGAATGGCGCGgggaggagatcgggcggcggcggcggcagttggcTTCAGCGAAATGCTTCCCGCGCTGTGGAGTGGACGATagtggtttcgcccactatccccgctcccaccccgcacaagtagggggcgaggacccgccccgtactcgaaaacagcaaaaaacgattcggggggcgtttttacggggcgtgctagacggccgggtagagccgaaaccctcaaaccggcggttattatacgggtttgccccttttacggggtctgttagacctgctctaaggaTCAGTCTGCAGCGTTGCGTGTTTCTGTCATATAGCTGGAGCGATTAATCGGCCCACTAAATTCATTGACTGGTTACTTGGCAGGTTAATCAAGTCACCATATTAGATCTGCCATAATGCATCAAGATCATCTAACCGAGTCATCGGGTTAGAGCTGAAATCACATCAAAGTCATCGAGCTGATTATCCTCTTGCGTTCCAGCGTAACCAAAGTCTGCATTCACGGAGTGTTGGTGAATGCCAAGAGGACGCACACAAAGAAAATCAAACCTTCGATGGCCTGATTTTAATTAGCGTCGGGGGCCACTCCGAGCACATCTTCCCTGTGTCCTAGAGACTGAACAGCAtcgtttttatacccatttgcttCCTCCTTTACCAAAGGTGAGATTGGCTCCCATTGCCCACAATCCAACCATGCAAATCTGAGATGGATTATCAGTTGTTACCAGAAGTCTAACTTTTCAATTTGCATTAATTTGACTCTCTTAATGCAACACGCAAATCGTCAGATCTCCTAAGGAAGCCAATACATGGTGATATATTTTGTGGGACTGGAAGAACCCGTCCAAACCAATGCATGCATAGGATGGCTCCGGCACAAAGCTCTATGAAGATtctacaaacatggtgctcggtaGGGAAAGCAATAATCTGCTTATGTTGCTGCTTCTTATTTGGGAGTACCTTATTTATCTCCACTATCTAGCCTAGAATCCATGCGGGTGAATCCAGCAGGTCAAGACTTAGCATGCCTGAGATTTAGAAAAAACACACTATATGGATCTGGTACGTGCAGTTTCAAATGTTTTCCAGAGGCCTCTCAACCCAAGGGGTGACGTGCGAATCCCTTCCATGTGCTTTCATCTTTCACTATTCCCATCTTTACTCTATAGCACATAAGAAGATACTGTTACTTGGGTGAATATAGATGTACTAGAGTGAGTTGGAACTTGGGAGAAGTCAGGTCTGGTTATATAGCCTCGCCGCGCTCCACCTGCTTGTTGGTTTTTATTACTCTGGTCTAGCATTATGGTCTTTTTTTAACATCATGGTCACGCGGTAGGTTATTTTCCTACGTAAGGTTCTGATTTGTAAGAGCATTACTAGCAGAAGTACAAAACGGCTTTACTGGAGGAAATATGGGGGGCTAACTGCTGGAATCAACTCTAGCCGCTCTCCTATAATTTTTCTCATCCACCTTCGCCTTCGGCCCTCCTCCCAGCCCGCATTGCCGCCGTCGGCTGCTCCTCGACCAGTCCGGTGCCTAGAACTGTTCGCCGCCACCTCCGCGTAGGCTTCCCCGACATTCCTACCCTCTCCGCGTAGCCGCCGGTAGCCTATATCGACCGAATCGAGCGCCGCAGCCTCGAGCAaatccgccgccgccggaatccaTCGGGATTTGTCGAGGAACGACCGGATTCACGTGGCCGCTTACCTCTGGTATGGCTTCCTCTTCCTCGCACCGCATCTAGTCGCCGGATTTAGGGTTGAAGGACCTCGCGTgggcaccgccatcccctccagcTCACGTTGCATCGGCACCGGCTATCGCCCCGCCTTGCACGTTGTGGCCATTTCCCCTGCCCCAGCTTCGCCGCCGGGCAAAGAAGATGATCCTTGGATACCCCCAAGGTATGTTTTTTACCTTTTTTTTTAAGAACTTGGTGAAGTTCGGCAGATGAACAAGATGTCTGTTCACTCAAATTTGTAgtaaaaagaagaagagaaaaagaaaatggaCTGAAGATGAGGACAACCATTTATACTTCGCATGGCATGATCAAACACTCCTTGGAGATACTTCGCATAAGTAGTCATGGAAGTAATTTTGGGAAGGGGTTCATGCAAACTTTAACCAAAGAACAAGTGGAGATGGTCGATCCTTGACATCTATAACGAATATGTGGTTGACTCTAGTCATGCGCTACAATAGGAAGAGGTCTCAAGAGAAAGATGACTAGTGGAGGAggttcgaggaagaagatgactagTGCTATGAATTTGTATTTCAAAACTTCCAATTTGTTAGGTTTAGATGATGCTATTAATTTGTGTGACTTTATATACATTATGAATCATCTTAGGTTAAAGTTGTTATGTATGAATATGCTCAAATTTACAGATTATGTTGAAAAAAAGTTTGCTCCTCGATTCTAGCgcacaaaatttaaaaatttagagGAGAAAATATGAGGCGTTTCCTCCTCTAAATTATTGagggtctgctagagatgctctaacatgtaGTTGTATTGCGTACTACCCCTCCTGTTTGTAAAACGTTGGTATAATTTTTGGGCAAGTCAAGTTTTGAAAAGTTCGATCAATATATAGATATGGAACCATCCGTAAAAggttgtcttagatttgtctaaatttggatatatCCATGCACTAAATAAtgtctaaatacatctaaattttgacaaatttatGACATCATTTTATGGACCGAGGGAGTAGTATTAATTGGACATTGTTCATGTTCATATTTTTATCAATATACATGATCGCATTTTATAAAGTTTAACTGATAAAAATTTAGATGCAACCTATTTTGGGCAGGACTATATGTAACTCAAATGCTCACCGTGAACCTTTGCCCACTTGTACAGACTACCTTGCTGTAAGCATCAGTCTGCAGCGCTGCGTGTTTCGATCAGAGCTCGAGCGATTAATCAGGCCACTTAATTCGGTGACCGGTCAGTCAGCAGGTTAATCAAGTCACCAGATTGGGCCTGCTATCACACATCAAGATCATCCAACCGAGTCATCGTGTTAGAGCTAGCCGAGATCGATACTCCGAGCAGATTTTCCCTCCCCCGGAGACTGAACAGCGTCGTTTTCATCTCCATTTGCTTCctcatttagagcatctccactcgccccTCCAATACGGGCGTCCAGTGAAGATGTTTATTTGGCCTGTATTGGTGGGCGTCGGCATGGATGCGTATATGGACAGGTGTTGGCGCTCAGCCGTTTTTAAATTtaaaacaacaaataaactaCAATGCAATCCCTACTTCATCTGGGAGGGCCCTTCGGCACCGTTTTATGATGTCGCCTCCTGCTTGTCACCTTCTCAAAGGAGTCGGTCTCCTTGGACAAGCATGTCTCCTCCTTCCGGTCGTCCTCCTCCACCTGGCAAATATGTGAATAAGAGAAAAGAGATGTTGTCTGTTAAAATGTTGTAAAATGAAGGTGACTGGAAGCTAATCAATGGTTTTGTGCACTTCCTCGTACTATTTTCCCTACCAATTGATCTGTTTGGTATAAGCATAAGTTATTCTTTTATGTTTCCCGAAAATGGTGTGAAAAAACTATACCACTCGCAGTTCTAAAAATCATGTTTCATGGTACGGATCCTATTTTGAAAGCACGTAAATACTTGACTTCAGTGTGCCATGATAGAATCAATGATAATCATGGCTATGAGAAATTTGATTAATCACATTTTTCTATTGTTTTTATGCTTTTTTGATTTTACTGAATCGAAATATTTTGCTACTATCTCCTGCTGCAACGGGCAGGAAATCATCTATAGTTATAATTTATGGGAGTACAAGAACCTGTCCCAACGATGCATAGGCCGGATGGCTCTACTCTCTAAGACAAAGATTTCTGGATGAGGTTCCACAACACCTTGTGCTCGGTAGGGAAAGCAATAACATGCTTATCTTGCTGCTTCTAATTTGGGAATACCTTATTTATCTCCACTATCTGTCCTAGATTCTAAGCAGCCGGATCCAGCAGGTCACAGTATAGAGCTACCAGACTAATTGTTACGAAAGTTCGCCAGAGGCCTCTCAATCCAAGAGACTGAACAACATCGTTTTCATGGCTCGCATTGCTCACAATCCAACCATGCAAAGCTGAGATGGATTATCAGTTGTTACCACTTACCAGAAGTCCTACTTTTCAGTTTTGCCTTAATTGACTCGCTTAGTGCAGTACGTAAAGTGTCACTATAAAACCCCTTGTGTGGTCGCGACGCTGTACCCAAGCACCTATCAAGTATCAACCCAACGCTCCATTGCTGGGAGAATCGACAATGGCAATACATGGCACGACAAGCTGGCGACGGTGGCTGGAAGCCATTGCCACGGTGCTAGCTCTGGCCACGCTAGCAGCTGCTGTTGCCGCCGGAAAGCAACAAGACACGACCTCCAAGGCTGAGAAAGGCAGCGCCACCGTTGTCTCGAGAGTCTCGAGGATTGCCACCTCGGCAGCGGCAGCGCCGGCGTCGCTCCTGAACGTCACGGACCTCTGCTCGTCGACGCCGTACCCGGGAGCGTGCAGGACGGCGATGTCGTCGTCCGCGTCGCGGTCTGCCAAGGATCCGTTCGCGGCCTCCGTGCAGTTCGCCATGGCCCGGGCCGCGTCCGCGCGTGCGCTGGCGCGCAACCTCTCGTCGGCGTCGTCCGGGCGCCGGCGCGGCGCGCTGCCGCCCTCGGGAATGGACGACTGCGCCGAGCTGCTGGACATCAGCCACGTCCAGCTCGGCGACGCGCTCGCCGCCGGGTCCGCGCACGACGCGACGACGTGGCTCAGCGCCGCGCTGACGAACCAGGGCACCTGCGGCGACAGCCTCGCCGCCGTGCCAGCCACAACGGGGCGCGAGGGCGTGCGcaggcgggtcggcgcgctctcgGAGTACATCGGCACGGCGCTGGCTCTGCACGCCAAGTTCAAGGGCGGGAGCGGAacgacacctccaccgccaccgtccGCCGCGTCCACGCCATCATCGTCGCCGCCGAACCGGAGGTTCTCGCCGCCTAACCGGAGGTTCCCGTCATGGGTCTCCGACCACGACAGGAAGCTCCTGGAGTCCACAGTTGGTGGCTTGACGCCGGACGCCGTGGTGGCGCTGGATGGCAGCGGTACGCACGGGAGCATCGGCGAGGCGATCACCGCGGTGACGGCGGCATTGCCGCCGGTGGGTTCCTCCGAGGCGGCTGTCGGAGCAGGGAGGAAGGTGATTTACGTGAAGGCGGGTCGGTACGAGGAGAGCGTGCGCATCTCGAGCAAGCAGAAGGACGTGATGCTGATGGGTGACGGCAAGGGGAAGACGATCATCGTCGGCCACAGGAGCGTGGCCGACGGGTACACCACGTACGACTCCGCCACCGTCGGTACGTACTAGTGCGTGCTAGCATACGTGGTATACTACATCTGCATGTATGTACAAAACTAACGCCCATGCATACCGCATACGTGAAAAGCCTACACCAATTGCATATCAAAAAGTTGTCATAAAATATTGAAGTCCTCAAAGAAATCGAATACAAAGATtgtatttgaactttttttttgggAATGATTGTATTTGAACTAGCGATACTGCAAAATATCAACTCAAAACACAGCACATCAACACAATGATTTTTATTTTGCAGTCAACCTAACCTTATCTTTTGGAGATCTGCACCGTGATTTGTGCATCCTTTAAGTTGTAAACGGAGTTGCAACTCGAACTTTTAAGTTGCAAGACGGGTTTTAACtgagattttttcagttgcaattGATATATTTTTAGTTATAGTTGTCAAAAAAATTGATATATTTTCAATTTCAAGTCAAGTTGCAACCAAGATTTTAAAATCGCAGATGAgttataaataataataaaatagttcACATTGTACAAAAGATAGTCACACAATATATTTTCCATTTACTAAAAAATTCTGGTGATGCTATCGCTGGACTGAGTATTATACTATTTTTTTGTCAAGTGAGAATTAGTGACACCGTATTTTTAACCATTTAATAATTCTTTGTATCAATTTTTTCTTTATAGGCAGATTTTCCTGACCTGGGTACTCCGGATCCCACACAATTAGTAAATTCGATAAAATACTAAAAAAGTTAAGACATAAAAATTCGGGATGTAGagaatgtcatgtatatgcatgcaAAACTTGAAACTTAAACATGGAACTATGCTATTtgaacaaaaataacaaaatgcctGAGGAATAGTACAAATTTTACTGTGGAAAAACCAATTTCTCCTTTTTATGGAGGCTACATGGGTAAGTACTAAATTTTTTTTAAATTGCAACTAATTTCAAGCTAATTAATATGAATGGGCACAAACTGAATTTAAAAAAATACTTCATctgatccatattagttgtcatAGAATGCGAATCAACGACAACTAATATGCATCCGAGGGAGTACGCTATTTTACACCTTTGAAACTTGAGATCAAGAATACCTCAGACCAGTCATGTATTTTCGGTGTCGGTTGTACGATATGACCGGAACTTCTTAACACATGAGTATTCGGTATGCTTTGTGTTTAAGCGTGGAGTTCAGTTAAACCTTTAAAACTATGACTGATATATCCTCTCATTGTTTTTGTAATATAAAGAGATTTGTACATGCAAGGGGGAGTGAGTGCTTGAGTTTGAGGTTTACCTATTTACATGTCTCCAAGCATTGTGCACGTTACTGATGAATGTCACATTTGTTTTAACCAGAGAGAGTACATGAAATAcggcaaaaaaaaaagacatataTTACTcgatcttttccccctcttcaatTTGGTTTGGAACTTTTTCTTTGTCCGAGCTAGATTCTTGAAAAAGGGTCCTTGCCCTATCATCATGGTATCAACCTGCAAAAGGTACAGCCCCAAAAATGGAGTAGATGCTTATTACCTACCTTGTACCCTGCAAATATAAAGGCACAAGCAAGCCAAATATGCCCATGCCAATAGTTCGATCTGGTCGTTAGATCCATACACTTTTAATTATCTTTATGTCCTCCATCTCATCGACAGTGTTGCACCGTTAGAGAAGCATCAAATGCAACGATAGCGATGTTTCACTTGCTTTTGTTTCTCGTTCTGCTCCATGTAGTACACTCACACTTttgattctttcttttctttgagtGTACTCACACCTTTGCAAGTACAAACTAGCTAACAAGTTAATGTTACTGTGTGACAGCTGCCATGGGTTCAGGCTTCATAGCCAAGGGCCTGACTATCATCAACGACGCTGGCCCAAGCAAGGGCCAAGCCGTGGCACTGCGGGTTGGCGGCGACCTCTCTGTCGTTTACCAGTGCGACATCGAGGCGTACCAGGACACGCTTTACGTGTACTCCAATCGGCAGTTCTACTCAGAGGATAGCATCTCTGGCACAGTAGATTTTATTTTCGGCAACTCCGCGGTGGTAATTCAGAACTGCGATATCCGTCCTAGAAAGCCCAACAGTAGTCAGAAGGACACAATCACGGCCCAGGGACGGACGGACCCAAACCAAAACACGGGAATTTCCATCCACAAGTGTCGCATCACAAGCACATCTGACATAGGCGACACGAAGGTGTATCTAGGCCGTCCGTGGAAGAAGTACTCGCGGACGGTCGTGATGGAGAGCTCTCTCGACCGTTCAATCACCCCATCCGGGTGGCTAGAGTGGTCAGGCCAGTTTGCGTTGAGCACCTTGTACTACGGGGAATACGATAATACTGGCCCAGGTGCGGTAACAAGTGGGCGAGTGAAGTGGAGTGGGTTGCACACATCCATGTCCGCCGCAGATGCAACACGATTCACTGTGAGGAATTTTATTTTGGGGGACTCGTGGTTGGGCAACACTGGAGTCAGCTACACTTCGGGGTTATGACTAAATTGGTGGCATGTCAAAATGGAGTTAGCTACATGTAAGGATTTATAACAATAAAATGGAAGTTGATCGGCTGCTATTCTAGGAGGaacaagctaagagcatctccagccgcgtcccccaaaccgtcccccaaaccgcgccggatcgagcgtttgggggacgtgtttcgttcgtgccgcgtttgggggacgtcgctccccagccgcgccccccaaacgccgcccccaaacatttaaaataatttttctggtatttttatttcaatttccacaaactaatacataatttggaacgtggtttacacgaaaacacagtttggaacatggttttccacaaactaatacatagtttgaaccatggtggacacaaatataaaatattgcaaagaaactaaacctaactaggccgtgcatcgaaggtttcgtgtgttcgctgctaagaaagaacactcgaggcacacccagtcacctaaactggaaaatccagcaggaggatggtgcccttgttggttctaccgatgaggcgaacaggcagaaacctccgtgcacgtattcgctgcgaagaaacaacactcattcagtcgtcctcctcgtcggtgccgtcgtcgtccctcgtcgacgtggtagtcccggaggcagcgcctctcgtcgaagaccttgacgctcatgtccccgttgccgaagtaggagaacacgaggatgaagccggcttcgaggctgtggtggcgcgcgaacttctcccggcccgatgttgaggtacatcttgccgcgcgcgtcgtagatcgccttgacgatccaccggcgtagccgcacgaatgctcccgcggatgcatcgtgcgcgggcgtacgccgccgacgtactcggcgaaggagtccggcagcctccggatgccgcgcgggtcgcccttgaggacgtggacgaactcgaacagacgtccggctccacgtccatctccgacgatgaagacgacggcgtgggaggcgacggcgagcgttcagctatgccgcggccacgaccacgaccacgaccacggccgcggccgcgaggtcggcctccgcctctagcagacatagcgtcgagtcttgttgagagatggtggcggctaggatttgggagagaggcgctagggtttgtgtgtgagagggacgatgagaggcgccccttttttataggccggagggaggcggaggagcggtggcgctcattaacgccggcacgcagagctaggcgtgacgggacgcgtcgctgcgccctctgcgggaactgcaccgtcgctgcgcgccaacaacttccgtcgcgaggtaggcgacggttaggtttaaattaattgtgccgccgacgggtcggccccgccactccccgcctcgcttgtcgtgtgtccggcgtccccggagcgtccccgtgggacggggacgggctcggggcgccggacaccgtataggggcgcgtcggacaaaaaagggctttgggggacgcggctggaacgctttttttgtccggcgcgccccaaatccctttggggaacggtttgggggacgcgactggagatgctctaatatatgTACTGCCAAGCTGTTGTTGTGCATCCCCCTTACCAGAATCTTAAGGTTAAGTCTTACTATTCTCACAAAAATATGTCAAGAATATTGGATCACTTCATAAATGACAATGAATGTAACCGAATTTAACTACAACTGTGCAGCGTGACTTTTTTTTAGTTCAAATTGTAAAATATTTCAAATAACCTAAATGGTTGGGCAAAATGACATGAGACCCCACTATTCGTATtttcatcccccccccccccccccagaactTAACCCTccgaaaatatgt includes:
- the LOC124693336 gene encoding C2 domain-containing protein At1g53590-like — encoded protein: MRLRKRLQYEERKSANQRRLLSDAETVRWLNYAVEKIWPVCLERVASQQFLLPIFPWFINKFKPWTARKAEIQNLYLGRNPPMFTDIRVVSQSTDDDHLVLEIGMNFLAADDMDARMAVQLRKRLGFGITANMHITGMHVEGKVLVGVRFLRQWPFIGRVRVCFVEPPYFQMTVKPLFSHGLDVTELPGISGWLDRMLDVAFGQTLVEPNMLVIDMEKFASESESAGNWFTVDEKPPIAHAKVEILEGADMKPSDPNGLSDPYVKGHLGPYRFQTKIHKKTLNPKWQEQFKIPITSWESLNLLSLQVRDKDHIFDDALGNCSVSINKLRGGQRHDIWIALKHIKTGRIHIAVTVLEDENGKVPNDEDEQCGTPKEGKASTPRSSISSRTNTESATSAEYQKMSDEYEQVDIEGLEKAGVWVHRPGSDVASTWEPRKGRVRCQDSQILRENDACSDSPRSSMSDSQTSNSSTEEPASGKSHRHIRKVKKGLVKLAGAMRRKSPKNGSDDETSLCETPRPNIQPFGESRVSVTYVVDEGVGNNRTEQRPDDQHSSPERGEVKSPTKRQLRNKAVHLVKHAGKTAQSLKSMLSRKGLDKSKEDEEDEEDDLDVMRVDSPAHDRTE
- the LOC124688645 gene encoding pectinesterase-like — encoded protein: MAIHGTTSWRRWLEAIATVLALATLAAAVAAGKQQDTTSKAEKGSATVVSRVSRIATSAAAAPASLLNVTDLCSSTPYPGACRTAMSSSASRSAKDPFAASVQFAMARAASARALARNLSSASSGRRRGALPPSGMDDCAELLDISHVQLGDALAAGSAHDATTWLSAALTNQGTCGDSLAAVPATTGREGVRRRVGALSEYIGTALALHAKFKGGSGTTPPPPPSAASTPSSSPPNRRFSPPNRRFPSWVSDHDRKLLESTVGGLTPDAVVALDGSGTHGSIGEAITAVTAALPPVGSSEAAVGAGRKVIYVKAGRYEESVRISSKQKDVMLMGDGKGKTIIVGHRSVADGYTTYDSATVAAMGSGFIAKGLTIINDAGPSKGQAVALRVGGDLSVVYQCDIEAYQDTLYVYSNRQFYSEDSISGTVDFIFGNSAVVIQNCDIRPRKPNSSQKDTITAQGRTDPNQNTGISIHKCRITSTSDIGDTKVYLGRPWKKYSRTVVMESSLDRSITPSGWLEWSGQFALSTLYYGEYDNTGPGAVTSGRVKWSGLHTSMSAADATRFTVRNFILGDSWLGNTGVSYTSGL